The region GTCGAGGACCAGCTCGCCCTCGTCCGAGAGGCCGCCGCCGACGATGAAGGCGGAGGGGTCGAAGAGCGAGGCAAGGTCGGCGAGGCCGGCGCCGGCCCAGCGGGCCAGCTCGCGGTAGGAGTCCACCGCCACCGGGTCGCCCTGGCGTGCGGCCACCGAGATGTGCTTGCCCTCGATGCCGTCGGGGGTGCCGTTGCCCAGCGCGAGCAGGATCTCCGCGTTCTCGGGGGTGGCGTTGGCCCGCTGCTTGGCGTAGCGGACGAGGGCGCGGCCGGAGGCGTACTGCTCCCAGCAGCCCTGCGAGCCGCAGCCGCACAGCAGACCGTCCGGCACCATGCGGATGTGGCCGAACTCGGCGGCCACGCCGAAGTGCCCGCGGCGCAGCTTGTTGCCGATGATGATGCCGCCGCCCAGGCCCGTGCCCAGGGTGATGCAGATGACGTTCCGGTGGCCCTTGCCCGCGCCGAACTTGTACTCGCCCCACGCCGCCGCGTTCGCGTCGTTCTCGACGACGACGGGCAGCCCCACGCGCGCCTCGACCTCGGCCTTGAGCGGCTCCTGCCGCCAGTCGATGTTGGGCGCGAAGTACACGGTCGAGCGCTGGCGGTTCACGTATCCGGCGGCACCGATGCCCACGCCGACGATGTCGTGACCTGCGCGCGCGCCCTCCACCGCGGCGGCGATGGCGTCCACGATGGCCTGCGGCGTGGTGGGGGTCGGCACCTTGTGCGTCGAGAGGATGTTGCCTTCCTCGTCGACCACACCGGCCGCGATCTTCGTGCCGCCGATATCGACGCCGATGGTGAGTCCCATGAATCCCTCAGTTTCGGTCGAGCCCCGCTACGGCCAACCGTACCCGAGCAGCCTTTAGTCCAAGTCAATCCGCTCCCCCGGACCGGTCCCCTCGTCGCGGGGGCCACGCTCCCGGGTGGTCCAGCGTCGTTCCTGGGCCTCGACGGCCGAGCGGTAGGCGGCGAGCAGCTCGCTGCCCGCGGCCGCGAGGTGATCGAAGACATCGGGGTTGCGCTCTATGACCGGTTCGACGGCGGCCTTGGCCTGCTGTACGACCTGGTTGACCATCTGCTGGGCGGTGCCGGAGGCGACCACGCCGAACAGCGGCGAGTTCAGTCCGGACAGCTTGTCGGCGACCGCGTCGACCAGCTTGCGCAGTTCCTCCGCGGCCGAGCCGGGCGGCGGACCGTACTGGGCGCGGCGCCGGGCCTTCTCCGCCGCGAGGTCCTCGGCGCACGCCTTCGCCCATGCGTCGGCGTCGCTCGTGCGCGCTTCGTCGTTCGCCTCCTGAGCGGCGTCGGACGTGGGGCGCTCTTCGCTCATGGCGGACTCCTGCCTATGGTTCTTCCTTTCGACGGTACCCGAACGGGGGTACGCCGTTCACCGTGTCCGGGGCCACAGATCCGGGTCCGGCGCGAAACGCACCCTGAGTTCCCCCTCGCGCAGGGCGGCGCCGGCCACGGTGCAGCGGCGCAGCGCGGACGGCAGCGGCACGATCCTGCGGAACTGGCCCACGGTGACGACGAGTTCGTCGCCCCGGCGGATCAGGTCCAGTTCCTCGCGTATCGCGCCGGGCAGCGGGATGTGCCATACGAGGACGCCGTCGTCGGCGAGGTGGTCGAGAACGGGCCACTCGACCGGGTTCGGCGCCCGGTTGACGCCGGGCACGGGGAGCGCGCCGAGGTCGTCGGTGCCGCGCGGGTCGCGGCCGAGGTGCGGGACCTCGTGGACGGTGTACGTCTCCTGCCACTCGTCCAGCGCCTTGCGCTGCTGGGCGGCGAGGGCGCCCAGCCAGGCGTCCGCGCTGGCGGCGGGCAGTACCCGGTTGGCGACCAGCGCGTCGACGCGCAGCCCGTGCAGGGCGAGGGCGGTGATGGCGGCGTGCACGGCGTCGGTGCCGGCCGGACCCGGCTCGGCGACCAGCCGTACGGTCGTGGCGCGGTCCTCGACGACCGCCGCGACGGCGGCCAGCTCGATGTCCCAGCGTGCCGCCGTCTCGTACAGCCACTCGGCGGGCATCGGGACGCCCGCGAGGCGGCCGAGGACGGGGCGCAGGGCGCGGGCCGCCTGGCGCTCCGGCGGGAGCAGCCGGCGCAGATAGCGGCGCAGCTCCTCCGGGAGGGCGAGGAGGGCGAGTGCCTGGGGGGTCGGCGGGAGGTCCACGACCAGCAGGTCGTACGTCTGCGAGGTCGCCGCGTCGCGCAGGGCGCGCAGCAGGGCGAGTTCCTCGGCGCCGGGCAGGGGGGTGAGTTCCTCGGCGTCCAGGCGGGCGGCGCCGAGCAGGTCCAGGGCGGTGGTCGCGCGGTCCTGGAAGGCGGTGAGGTCCTCACGGAAGCGGGCGTTGGCGTCGGGGCGCCAGGTCGTGAGGTGGGGCGCGGTGTCGGTGGGTTCCGCGCCGGTGGGCACGCCGAGGACGGCGCCGAGGGTGTCGGTGCGGTCGGCGGTGAGCAGGAGGGTACGGGTGCCCTCGCGGGCGGCCTTCAGCGCGGTGGCGGCCGCGACCGTCGTACGGCCCGTGCCGCCCTGGCCTGTGATCAGGATGGTGCGCATTGCATGAACGCTACCTGCGTCGAGCGCCCCCGCCGCCCCTGCCCTCCCCAAGCTCTCGGCTTCGCTCGAGCAAGGGGACCCCCATCATCCTCAACCTGGGGGCTGCGCCCCCAGACCCCCGGGCGGGTGTGTCACCTGCGGGTGAGTGGGGGCTGGTCGCGCAGTTCCCCGCGCCCCCGAGGGGCGGGGCGGAGCGGGGATCAGCCCGCCTCGCCCGACTCCACCCGCTTCTTCAGACCTGCCAGTGCCCGGTCGATGATGACCTTCTCGGCCTTGCGCTTGATCATGCCCAGCATGGGGATCTTGACGTCGACCGTGAGCCGGTAGGTGACCTCGGTGGCGCCGGCGCCCGCGGGCTTGAGGATGTACGAGCCGTCCAGGGAGCGGAGCATCTGGGACTTGACCAGGGTCCAGGAGACCTCGTGGTCGCCGGTCCAGGTGTACCCCAGGGTCTGGTCGTCCTTGATCGCACCGGCGTCCATGACGAGGCGTACCTGCTCGGCGCGGCCCTGCCCGTCCGTGGCGAGTACCTCCGCCTCCTTCACCTCTCCCGTCCAGTCCGGGTAGCGGGCGAAGTCGGCGATGACCGCCATGACATCAGCCGGTGCCGCCTCGATCGTGATGCTCGAGCTGGTGTGTTCCGCCATCGCGGTGGCTCCTCCAGATGCGGTCCGGTGAGGGAGGGTGGTACGCACGTGTGTGCAGCGTGAAGGCTACCGCGCGCCCGCCGAACCATCGCCACCCCACCTGCTGTTCACCACTCCAGGACCCACGGGCGGCCCGACGCCGCGAAATGGCCGACGTTCACGCACTCGGTCGTCCCGATCCGCATCCGGCGCGCGAGCGGCTGGTGGACATGGCCGAAGAGGGAGTAACGGGGACGGATGCGGCGGATCGCGTCCAGGAGGGCACGGGAGCCGCGTTCGAAGCGGCGCGCCACCGTGTCGTAGACCAGCTCCGGTACGTCCGGCGGGATGTGCGTGCACAGCACGTCGACCTCGCCGACCGCCTCGATCTTCGCCGCGTACTCCTCGTCGTCGATCTCGTAGGGCGTCCGCATGGGGGTGCGCAGCCCCCCGCCGACGAAGCCGAAGACCCGGCCGCCGATCTCCACCCGCTCACCGTCGAGGACCGTCGTGCCGGGTCCGGCGTACTCCGCCCACAACGGGGGCATGTCGACATTGCCGTAGGTGGCGTACGTCGGTGTCGGGAACGCGGCGAACAGCTCGGCGTACTGCTTGCGCACCGCCTTCTCGATGGCCACGGAATGATCCATCCCGATCTCGTCCCACAGCCGCCGCCCGAACTCCCGCGCCTCGGCGAAGCGGCGGGCGGTGCGCAGCTCGACGAGCCGGTCGGCGTTCTCGGCGCCGAAGAGGTCGGGGAAGATGCCGCGCGCGTGGTCGGCGTAGTCGAGGAAGAGCACCAGGTCACCGAGGCACACCAGGGCGTCCGCGCCGTCGCCGGCCCGGGCCAGGTCGCGCGCGTTGCCGTGCACGTCACTGACCACATGAATGCGCGTTCTGCGGTTACCGCCTGGTGTGGGTGCCATGACGATCAAGCGTAGGCGTGTGGGGCAAACGTGAATAGAGGCGGTCGGACCTGCGGTTACTGGCATGGCAAGAAGAGCGTGGACTACTGTGCGCGAAGGAACGCCATCCGGTGCGACGCGCCAACCTGTGTGACGCAGGGAACATCTCGGTAAGACCCCCTATCGAAAAAGCCGTACCGGTGGGTAACGTCCGGGCAGTCCAGTCGTACTCAGGATTTCAACAATGATGTTCCTGGGTACCTGCCCGAGCCTTGGACCGCTCCGTCGCATCACACACCGTCGTGGCGTCGGCGCCCTATGAGGAGCAGCAGTCTTGCGCGAGTTCAGCCTTCCGGCTTTGTACGAGGTCCCTGCGGACGGAAATCTGACCGACATCGTCCGCAGAAACGCCGCGCAGCATCCCGACGTCGCCGTCATCGCCCGCAAGGTGGGCGGCACGTGGACGGACGTCACCGCCACCACCTTCCTCGCCGAGGTGCGGTCCGCGGCCAAGGGCCTGATCGCCTCGGGCGTACAGCCCGGCGACCGGGTCGCCCTGATGTCCCGTACCCGCTACGAGTGGACACTGCTCGACTTCGCGATCTGGAGCGCGGGCGCGATCACCGTGCCGGTGTACGAGACCAGCTCGGCCGAGCAGGTGCAGTGGATACTCGGCGACTCGGGCGCGAGCGCCTGCATCGTCGAGCTGGACACGCACGCGGCCTCCGTGGAGTCGGTGCGCGACCGGCTGCCCGCCCTCAAGCACGTCTGGCAGATCGAGGCCGGCGGGGTGGAGGAACTGGGGCGCGCGGGCCAGGACGTCAGCGACGCCACCGTCGAGGAGCGCAGCTCGCTCGCCAAGGCGGACGACCCGGCGACCATCGTCTACACGAGCGGTACGACCGGCCGTCCCAAGGGCTGTGTCCTCACCCACCGCGCCTTCTTCGCGGAGTGCGGCAACATCGTGGAGCGGCTGCGCCCCCTGTTCCGTACGGGCGAGTGTTCCGTCCTCCTCTTCCTGCCGCTCGCGCACGTCTTCGGACGGCTGGTGCAGGTCGCGCCGATGATGGCGCCGATCAAGCTGGGCTGCGTCCCGGACATCAAGCACCTCACCGACGAGCTGGCCGCGTTCCGGCCGACGCTGATCCTCGGTGTGCCGCGGGTCTTCGAGAAGGTCTACAACTCGGCGCGCGCCAAGGCGCAGGCGGACGGCAAGGGCAAGATCTTCGACAAGGCGGCGGACACGGCGATCGCCTACAGCCGCGCCCTGGACACCCCCTCCGGCCCGTCGCTCGGCCTGAAGATCAAGTACAAGACGTTCGACAAGCTCGTCTACAGCAAGCTGCGCGCGGTGCTGGGCGGTCGCGGTGAGTACGCGATCTCCGGCGGCGCCCCGCTCGGCGAGCGTCTGGGCCACTTCTTCCGCGGCATCGGCTTCACGGTCCTGGAGGGCTACGGTCTCACCGAGTCCTGCGCGGCCACCGCCTTCAACCCCTGGGACCGTACGAAGATCGGTACGGTCGGCCAGCCGCTGCCCGGCTCCGTGATCCGGATCGCCGACGACGGCGAGGTGCTGCTGCACGGCGAGCACCTGTTCAAGGAGTACTGGAACAACGAGGCCGCGACCGCCGAGGCGCTCGCGGACGGCTGGTTCCACACGGGTGACATCGGCACCCTCGACGAGGACGGCTACCTCCGTATCACCGGCCGCAAGAAGGAGATCATCGTCACCGCGGGCGGCAAGAACGTCGCCCCGGCCGTGATCGAGGACCGCATCCGCGCGCACGCGCTGGTCGCGGAGTGCATGGTGGTCGGCGACGGGCGCCCGTTCATCGGCGCGCTGGTCACCGTCGACGAGGAGTTCCTGGGCCGCTGGGCCGAGGAGCACGGCAAGCCGGCGGGTTCCACCGCGGCGTCGCTGCGCGAGGACCCGGATCTGATCGCTGCGATCCAGGACGCGGTCGACGACGGCAACGCCGCGGTGTCGAAGGCGGAATCGGTGCGGAAGTTCCGCATTCTGTCCTCCCAGTTCTCGGAGGAGTCGGGCCACCTCACGCCGTCCCTGAAGCTCAAGCGCAACGTGGTGGCGAAGGACTACGCGGACGAGATCGAGGCCATCTACCGGGGCTGACGGCCCGATCGAGCGGTTCTCATGGCGCGGTGTCCTCGGCGAGGATCCGCGCCATTCCGCGTTCCGCGAGCGCGGTGATCGTGACGAACGGGTTCACCCCGATCGAGCCCGGCACGAGCGAGCCGTCGGTGATGTACAGGTGCGGGTACCCCTTGACCCGGCCGTAGTTGTCCGTGGCCTTGCCCAGTACGCAGCCGCCCAGCGGGTGGTAGCAGAAGTCGTCGGCGAAGGTCTTGTTGTTGCCGAAGAGGTCGTAGCGGTAGATCGTCGCGTTGGCCGAGTTGATCCGGTCGAAGAGCTTCTTGGCCATGCTCACGGAGACCGCGCTCTGGGCGGCGGTCCAGCCGAGCTTGGCGGAGTCCGTCGCCGCGTCGTACGTGAAGGACGCGCGCTGCGGGTTCTTGGTGATCGCCAGGTAGAGGCTGATCCAGTGTTCCAACCCCATGGGCAGCGGGGCGATTTCGGCGAAGACGGGGTTGGCGGTGTTGGCCCAGTCGTCGATGCCCATGACCGGCATCGTCGACTGGTTCGCCCCGACCGTGTCCCAGATGTGGTTGGCGCGGCCCGTCATCACGTTGCCGTTCGTGCCCCAGCCGGTGCCGACGCTCGCGTCCAGGGCCGGCAGCGTGCCCGTCTCCCGGGCCCGGACGAGGAGTTCGGTGGTGCCGAGGCTGCCGCCGCCCAGGAAGAGGTACGTGCAGCTGTACTGCTTGGTCTCCACGACCGCGCCGGTGGTGTCGATCCGGTCGGCGGTCAGGGTGTACGTGCCGTCCGTGGCCCTGCTGATCGCCCGGACCTTCTCCAGGGTGTGGATGGTGACGTTGCCGGTGCCGAGCGCTGCCGCGAGGTAGGTCTTGTCGAGGCTCTTCTTGCCGTAGTTGTTGCCGTAGATGACCTCGGCGGCGAGTGCGGACTTGGTGGCGGTGCCGGCCGCCTCGCGCTGCATGTAGGTGAAGTCGTAGACGTTCGGGACGAAGGTCG is a window of Streptomyces sp. NBC_00271 DNA encoding:
- a CDS encoding ROK family glucokinase; this encodes MGLTIGVDIGGTKIAAGVVDEEGNILSTHKVPTPTTPQAIVDAIAAAVEGARAGHDIVGVGIGAAGYVNRQRSTVYFAPNIDWRQEPLKAEVEARVGLPVVVENDANAAAWGEYKFGAGKGHRNVICITLGTGLGGGIIIGNKLRRGHFGVAAEFGHIRMVPDGLLCGCGSQGCWEQYASGRALVRYAKQRANATPENAEILLALGNGTPDGIEGKHISVAARQGDPVAVDSYRELARWAGAGLADLASLFDPSAFIVGGGLSDEGELVLDPIRKSYKRWLVGGNWRPVAEVIAAQLGNEAGLVGAADLAREPDPIM
- a CDS encoding DUF5304 domain-containing protein, with translation MSEERPTSDAAQEANDEARTSDADAWAKACAEDLAAEKARRRAQYGPPPGSAAEELRKLVDAVADKLSGLNSPLFGVVASGTAQQMVNQVVQQAKAAVEPVIERNPDVFDHLAAAGSELLAAYRSAVEAQERRWTTRERGPRDEGTGPGERIDLD
- a CDS encoding ArsA family ATPase, translated to MRTILITGQGGTGRTTVAAATALKAAREGTRTLLLTADRTDTLGAVLGVPTGAEPTDTAPHLTTWRPDANARFREDLTAFQDRATTALDLLGAARLDAEELTPLPGAEELALLRALRDAATSQTYDLLVVDLPPTPQALALLALPEELRRYLRRLLPPERQAARALRPVLGRLAGVPMPAEWLYETAARWDIELAAVAAVVEDRATTVRLVAEPGPAGTDAVHAAITALALHGLRVDALVANRVLPAASADAWLGALAAQQRKALDEWQETYTVHEVPHLGRDPRGTDDLGALPVPGVNRAPNPVEWPVLDHLADDGVLVWHIPLPGAIREELDLIRRGDELVVTVGQFRRIVPLPSALRRCTVAGAALREGELRVRFAPDPDLWPRTR
- a CDS encoding SRPBCC family protein codes for the protein MAEHTSSSITIEAAPADVMAVIADFARYPDWTGEVKEAEVLATDGQGRAEQVRLVMDAGAIKDDQTLGYTWTGDHEVSWTLVKSQMLRSLDGSYILKPAGAGATEVTYRLTVDVKIPMLGMIKRKAEKVIIDRALAGLKKRVESGEAG
- a CDS encoding metallophosphoesterase family protein, whose protein sequence is MAPTPGGNRRTRIHVVSDVHGNARDLARAGDGADALVCLGDLVLFLDYADHARGIFPDLFGAENADRLVELRTARRFAEAREFGRRLWDEIGMDHSVAIEKAVRKQYAELFAAFPTPTYATYGNVDMPPLWAEYAGPGTTVLDGERVEIGGRVFGFVGGGLRTPMRTPYEIDDEEYAAKIEAVGEVDVLCTHIPPDVPELVYDTVARRFERGSRALLDAIRRIRPRYSLFGHVHQPLARRMRIGTTECVNVGHFAASGRPWVLEW
- a CDS encoding AMP-dependent synthetase/ligase; the encoded protein is MREFSLPALYEVPADGNLTDIVRRNAAQHPDVAVIARKVGGTWTDVTATTFLAEVRSAAKGLIASGVQPGDRVALMSRTRYEWTLLDFAIWSAGAITVPVYETSSAEQVQWILGDSGASACIVELDTHAASVESVRDRLPALKHVWQIEAGGVEELGRAGQDVSDATVEERSSLAKADDPATIVYTSGTTGRPKGCVLTHRAFFAECGNIVERLRPLFRTGECSVLLFLPLAHVFGRLVQVAPMMAPIKLGCVPDIKHLTDELAAFRPTLILGVPRVFEKVYNSARAKAQADGKGKIFDKAADTAIAYSRALDTPSGPSLGLKIKYKTFDKLVYSKLRAVLGGRGEYAISGGAPLGERLGHFFRGIGFTVLEGYGLTESCAATAFNPWDRTKIGTVGQPLPGSVIRIADDGEVLLHGEHLFKEYWNNEAATAEALADGWFHTGDIGTLDEDGYLRITGRKKEIIVTAGGKNVAPAVIEDRIRAHALVAECMVVGDGRPFIGALVTVDEEFLGRWAEEHGKPAGSTAASLREDPDLIAAIQDAVDDGNAAVSKAESVRKFRILSSQFSEESGHLTPSLKLKRNVVAKDYADEIEAIYRG
- a CDS encoding GMC oxidoreductase: MVALQTAAAAGLTRVGLQSAHAAEPAAVDTAPAIVIGSGYGAAVAALRLGQAGIRTLVIEMGKLWNTAGSDGKVFCSTAAPDERSMWFRTRTEAPLATFLWLDVVNKDIGLSPGVLDRVHYDNMSVYVGRGVGGGSLVNGGMAVTPLQSYFAEQFPTVDATEMYNTYFPRARTMLGVNTVDPSWFESTEWYQFTRTSRKAAANAGLKTTFVPNVYDFTYMQREAAGTATKSALAAEVIYGNNYGKKSLDKTYLAAALGTGNVTIHTLEKVRAISRATDGTYTLTADRIDTTGAVVETKQYSCTYLFLGGGSLGTTELLVRARETGTLPALDASVGTGWGTNGNVMTGRANHIWDTVGANQSTMPVMGIDDWANTANPVFAEIAPLPMGLEHWISLYLAITKNPQRASFTYDAATDSAKLGWTAAQSAVSVSMAKKLFDRINSANATIYRYDLFGNNKTFADDFCYHPLGGCVLGKATDNYGRVKGYPHLYITDGSLVPGSIGVNPFVTITALAERGMARILAEDTAP